The Marinomonas sp. CT5 genome contains the following window.
CTGCTGACCATGAGATAATTCACCAGCCAACTTATCAGAAAAGTTTTCTAATTGAATTTTAGCTAATACCTCATTGGCTTTTTCAAGGTGTTCATGATTATTAGCTTCAGGAACCCAGAAATTTAATGCACTCAATCCATCCCTACCTTGCGCTGCGATTCTTAAGTTTTCTCGTACAGTCAAGTTTTGAAATAGACTAGTCACCTGAAATGAACGCGACATACCTTTTGAAACCCGTTTATGTGCGGCAACATAGGTTATATTTTCATCATTGAAAAAAATACTTCCACGCGTGGGTTTTCGCTCACCAGTTAAACAATGAAATAATGAAGTTTTCCCAGCGCCATTAGGACCGATAACCGTATGAATAGAGCCTTTTTCAATTTTTAGATCGACATTTCCAACAGCTGAAAAAGCACCGTAATCAAGACCTAAGCCAGAGGTTTCTAATAAATAATTTGAACTCATTTAATCACCTCAGTAACAGAGATTTTCTTTGATTTTTTAGATGGAGATAGCTTAGAAAATAAAGAGACAATCCCCCCCCATAACCCTCCTGGCAAGAACAAAACAACGGCAATAAGAGCTATCCCTAAAATCATCATCCACCTAGGCCAAATAGATGAAAGAAGATCACCGATTAATACAATTGCACCAGCACCTAAAATGGAACCAATAAGAGAGCTTGTTCCTCCTATAATTGTCATAATTAAAATATTTTCAGACATCACTAGATCTATATTTGATAGCGGTGAAAAATTCAGTAGCATTGCATATAAGGCACCGGCAAGGCCTGTGATTGCACCAGAAATGACAAATGCAATAAGCTTAAAATGATTAGTTGAAAAACCTACAGCTGATGATCGATTTTCATTCTCTCTTATTGCTACTAGTGTTGTACCAAAAGGGGAGTGGATAACTCGTCTGGCAAAAATAAACACTATTGAAAAAAGAGCTGCAACGAATATATAAAAATCCTCGCTACTTTTTAATTCACTAATTGTTAGACCAAAAAAATTTAATTCAGGTCTAGGAACATCCAGAAGACCATTATCCCCCCCTGTCAAGTCACTAAACGTATACGCTAAGAAATATGCCATCTGAGTAAAAGCAAGAGTCAGCATTACAAAGTAAATTCCAGATCTTCTTATTGATAAAGCACCTACAATTAAAGCAAGTAAAGCCCCAGCTATAATCGCAGTGATTAAAGCGCCAAATAATCCAAAATCTAAGTGAAGCATAACTAAGGAAGCACTATATGCACCGCCTCCAAAAAAAATACCTTGACCAAAAGATAGTAATCCGGTGTAACCCAAAAGCAAATTACAAGCTAAAGCTGCTAATGCGAATATCAGTATTTCAGTCGCCAATGTAACTGAAGGTAGTATTATTGGCATCACAACAATAAGAGCGAGTGCAATAAGAGTAATTCCGCCGAAAATAGAAGTTTTATTATTCATCTTATGCTCTCCCAAAAAGTCCATATGGTCGTAAGAGAATGACAAATGCCATCGCCCCATAAATCATTAAACTAGAACCTTGCGGCCATATTGTTGTCATCATACTTTGAACAAGACCAACTAAAAGTCCACCTACTAGTG
Protein-coding sequences here:
- a CDS encoding ABC transporter ATP-binding protein translates to MSSNYLLETSGLGLDYGAFSAVGNVDLKIEKGSIHTVIGPNGAGKTSLFHCLTGERKPTRGSIFFNDENITYVAAHKRVSKGMSRSFQVTSLFQNLTVRENLRIAAQGRDGLSALNFWVPEANNHEHLEKANEVLAKIQLENFSDKLAGELSHGQQRILEVGMALCGSPALLLLDEPTSGMGVDDIPIMTGLISELGKQHTVMLIEHNMKLVMSISDRITVMHQGNILIEGSPEAIKGDEQVKKAYLGESGNE
- a CDS encoding branched-chain amino acid ABC transporter permease, which codes for MNNKTSIFGGITLIALALIVVMPIILPSVTLATEILIFALAALACNLLLGYTGLLSFGQGIFFGGGAYSASLVMLHLDFGLFGALITAIIAGALLALIVGALSIRRSGIYFVMLTLAFTQMAYFLAYTFSDLTGGDNGLLDVPRPELNFFGLTISELKSSEDFYIFVAALFSIVFIFARRVIHSPFGTTLVAIRENENRSSAVGFSTNHFKLIAFVISGAITGLAGALYAMLLNFSPLSNIDLVMSENILIMTIIGGTSSLIGSILGAGAIVLIGDLLSSIWPRWMMILGIALIAVVLFLPGGLWGGIVSLFSKLSPSKKSKKISVTEVIK